The Chiroxiphia lanceolata isolate bChiLan1 chromosome 24, bChiLan1.pri, whole genome shotgun sequence genome has a segment encoding these proteins:
- the TMEM39B gene encoding transmembrane protein 39B: MAGGRRGPNRTSYCRNPLCEPGAAGGSGHSSGSSVTGVRSRTRSGSGTGLSSPPLAAQTVVPLRHCKIPELPVERSVLFELQLFFCHLVALFVHYINIYKTVWWYPPSHPPSHTSLNFHLIDFNVLTVTTIVLARRLISAIVKEASQSGKVSLPRSVFLVVTRFAVLTGTGWSLCRSIIHLFRTYSFLNLLFLCYPFGMYIPFLQLNCDLRKAGLFAQVANIGPRDTGEVGARGRDYLTVLKETWKQHTRQMYGMEAMPTHACCLSPDLIRNEVEYLKMDFNWRMKEVLVSSMLSAYYVAFVPVWFVKNTQYYDKRWSCELFLLVSISTSVILMQYLLPARYCDLLHKAAAHLGCWQKVDPALCSNVLQHQWTEECMWPQGVLVKHSKNVYKAVGHYNVAVPSDVSHFRFHFFFSKPLRILNILILLEGAVIFYQLYSLISSEKWHQTISLALILFSNYYAFFKLLRDRLVLGKAYSYAASRDSEQKLN; this comes from the exons ATGGCCGGGGGCCGGCGGGGTCCCAACAGAACCTCCTACTGCCGGAACCCGCTGTGTGAGCCCGGAGCTGCCGGCGGCTCCGGACACTCCTCGGGCTCCTCCGTCACAGGCGTGCGCTCCCGGACCAG GAGTGGCTCAGGTACAGGCCTTTCCAGCCCCCCTTTGGCAGCACAGACAGTGGTCCCCCTGAGGCACTGTAAGatcccagagctgcctgtggaGAGGAGTGTCCTGTTCGAGCTCCAGCTCTTCTTCTGTCACCTCGTCGCTCTCTTTGTCCACTACATCAACATCTACAAGACGGTGTGGTGGTACccaccctcccaccctccctcccacaCATCACTG AACTTTCACCTTATTGACTTCAACGTGCTGACGGTGACAACCATCGTCCTGGCCCGGCGGCTCATCAGTGCTATTGTGAAGGAG GCTTCCCAGAGTGGCAAAGTGTCCCTGCCCCGCTCCGTGTTCCTGGTGGTCACTCGGTTTGCCGTCCTCACCGGCACGGGCTGGAGCCTGTGCCGATCCATCATCCACCTCTTCAGAACCTACTCCTTCCTCAACCTCCTGTTCCTGTGCTACCC gttcGGGATGTACATCcccttcctccagctgaacTGTGACCTGCGCAAGGCGGGGCTGTTTGCCCAGGTGGCCAACATTGGCCCCAGGGACACGGGTGAGGTGGGGGCCCGGGGCAGGGACTACCTGACGGTGCTCAAGGAGACGTGGAAGCAGCACACGCGGCAGATGTACGGCATGGAGGCCATGCCCACCCACGCCTGCTGCCTCTCCCCGGACCTCATCCGCAACGAGGTGGAGTACCTCAAAATGGACTTCAACTGGCGCATGAAGGAGGTGCTGGTGAGCTCCATGCTCAGTGCCTACTACGTGGCCTTCGTGCCCGTCTGGTTTGTGAAG AACACTCAGTACTACGACAAACGCTGGTCCTGTGAGCTCTTCCTGCTGGTTTCCATCAGCACCTCCGTGATCCTGATGCAGTACCTGCTCCCTGCCCGCTACTGTGACCTGCTCCACAAGGCTGCAGCACACCTGGGCTGCTGGCAGAAGGTGgatccagccctctgctccaACGTGCTGCAGCATCA gtGGACTGAGGAGTGCATGTGGCCGCAGGGGGTGTTGGTGAAGCACAGCAAGAACGTGTACAAGGCCGTGGGGCACTACAACGTGGCCGTGCCCTCCGACGTCTCACACTTCAGGTTCCAC TTCTTTTTCAGCAAACCACTGAGGATCCTCAACatcctgatcctgctggaaGGGGCAGTCATCTTCTACCAGCTCTACTCGCTGATTTCTTCGGAGAAGTGGCACCAGACCATCTCCCTGGCTCTGATCCTCTTCAGCAATTACTACGCCTTCTTCAAGCTGCTGCGTGACCGTCTGGTGCTGGGCAAAGCCTACTCAtatgctgccagcagggactCAGAGCAGaagttaaattaa